From a region of the Triticum aestivum cultivar Chinese Spring chromosome 7D, IWGSC CS RefSeq v2.1, whole genome shotgun sequence genome:
- the LOC123170599 gene encoding putative receptor-like protein kinase At3g47110, with protein sequence MEREILLGSQTKRACKEGHNNSDNRITTSLLCSLVVVLMIVLVSAGDEAALLAFKAQLSHGGSLASWNSSTDFCSWQGVTCSHRRPVRVAALRLNGAGLVGALSPAIGNLTSMQTLELGSNSLHGDIPASLGRLHRLQRLYLNYNSFSGTFPANLSSCTSMTEMRLDYNKLGGHIPAELGEKLTSLTIISLRKNNFTGAIPASMANLSNLQFLELTENQLIGSIPSGLGSIRSMRFFTLYANNVSGTLPPSLYNWSSLEVFGVGSNMLYGSIPDDIGSKFSKLRHLGLVHNHFTGTIPSSISNISSIQVLMLSSNKFSGYVPPTLGRLRRLQLVNLSNNKLEANDNKGWEFITSLANCSRLQLLSFSNNAFEGQLPGSIVNLSTTLQSLYFGGSMISGIIPADIGNLVGLKVFDIAATSISGVIPDSIGKLENLVNLNLIYHTLSGLIPPSLGNLSQLISLRARDCNLEGPIPASLGELKNIFMIDLSRNFHLNGSIPREILKLTSLSWYVDLSYNSLSGPIPNEVGSLSNLNQLILSGNRLSGEIPDSIQNCIVLVLLSLDNNSFEGVIPRPLANIKGLIKLDLSMNKFFGEVPHEGVFRNITYLAVAGNINLCGGTPQLDMAPCSISKKTRKMPKSLVISLATVGAILLSLSLVFLIWMLCKNLKPSQKTVAQNSIVGDRYNRIPYHALWKGTNGFSEANLLGRGSYGAVYKCVLNTEERTLAVKVFNLGQSRYSKSFEAECEIMRRMRHRCLIKIITSCSSVNHQGQEFKALVFEFMCNGNLDGWLHPESQQPTTNNTLSLAQRLDIAVGIVDAIEYLHDYCQPLVIHCDLKPKNILLAEDMSARVGDFGISRILQENTSKGMQTSYSSTGIRGSIGYVAPEYGECSAVSTAGDLYSLGILLLEMFTGRNPTEGMFKDSLDLHKFVEDGIPNRTLEIADPTLWLHIERHNNTANNRIQELVIVLRAMFLYNYIK encoded by the exons ATGGAACGAGAAATTCTACTTGGAAGCCAAACCAAGAGAGCATGCAAAGAGGGACACAACAATAGTGATAATCGCATCACCACGAGCTTGCTATGCTCACTTGTTGTCGTCCTGATGATCGTCCTTGTGAGCGCCGGCGATGAGGCCGCGTTGCTTGCTTTCAAAGCGCAGCTTAGCCATGGTGGCTCGCTAGCCTCCTGGAACAGCAGCACTGACTTTTGCAGCTGGCAAGGAGTGACGTGCAGCCACCGCAGGCCAGTGCGGGTGGCGGCGCTGAGATTGAACGGCGCCGGGCTCGTCGGAGCACTCTCCCCAGCCATTGGGAACCTCACGTCCATGCAGACGCTCGAACTAGGCTCCAACTCGCTCCACGGAGACATTCCGGCGAGCCTCGGCCGACTCCACCGCCTGCAGAGGCTCTACTTGAATTACAACTCCTTCTCTGGCACATTCCCTGCTAACTTGAGCTCTTGCACCAGCATGACCGAAATGAGACTGGACTACAACAAGCTTGGAGGGCACATCCCGGCTGAGCTTGGCGAGAAGCTCACGTCCCTGACAATAATCTCGCTGAGAAAAAACAACTTCACAGGGGCCATCCCGGCATCGATGGCCAACCTGTCCAATCTACAGTTCCTTGAACTCACTGAGAACCAGCTCATTGGTTCAATCCCATCAGGGCTGGGAAGCATCCGGAGCATGCGTTTTTTCACTCTCTATGCAAATAACGTCTCTGGTACGCTTCCACCTTCTCTCTACAACTGGTCATCCCTGGAAGTATTTGGTGTAGGGTCAAATATGTTGTACGGAAGCATTCCGGATGATATCGGAAGCAAGTTCTCCAAGTTGAGACATCTTGGCTTGGTTCATAATCACTTCACAGGAACCATCCCTTCCTCAATATCCAACATATCTTCCATCCAAGTACTTATGCTCTCGTCAAACAAATTTAGTGGGTATGTGCCTCCCACGTTGGGGAGGCTCAGACGTCTCCAACTTGTGAACTTGAGTAACAATAAGCTTGAAGCAAATGACAACAAGGGTTGGGAATTCATCACTTCTTTGGCAAACTGCAGCAGACTGCAGCTATTGTCATTCAGCAACAATGCTTTTGAAGGACAACTGCCAGGTTCAATTGTAAACCTCTCAACGACTCTCCAGTCCTTATACTTTGGTGGAAGTATGATCTCTGGAATTATTCCTGCTGACATCGGTAATCTGGTTGGTCTCAAAGTTTTTGATATAGCAGCTACTTCTATATCTGGAGTGATTCCAGATAGCATCGGTAAGCTAGAGAACTTGGTCAATTTAAACTTGATCTACCATACCTTGTCTGGTCTCATACCTCCATCGCTAGGAAACCTTTCACAATTGATTAGCCTTCGTGCACGTGATTGCAATTTGGAGGGGCCAATTCCAGCAAGCCTGGGAGAGTTGAAAAATATCTTTATGATTGATTTGTCAAGGAATTTCCATCTTAATGGTTCAATACCAAGAGAGATTTTAAAATTAACCAGCCTCTCTTGGTATGTGGACTTGTCATACAATTCCCTTTCTGGACCCATTCCCAATGAAGTTGGTAGCTTGTCAAACCTTAACCAACTTATTCTATCAGGAAACCGATTGTCTGGCGAGATACCTGATAGTATTCAGAATTGCATAGTGTTGGTACTGCTATCATTAGACAATAATTCATTCGAGGGAGTCATACCTCGACCACTGGCAAATATAAAGGGGCTCATTAAACTAGACCTCAGCATGAATAAGTTCTTTG GCGAGGTGCCACATGAAGGTGTTTTTAGAAACATCACTTACTTAGCGGTTGCCGGGAATATCAATTTGTGTGGTGGTACACCTCAACTGGACATGGCTCCATGCTCCATAAGCAAGAAGACTAGAAAGATGCCAAAGTCCCTTGTCATTTCTTTAGCGACAGTTGGAGCAATCTTGTTGTCACTTTCACTTGTTTTTCTTATTTGGATGCTTTGCAAGAATCTCAAACCAAGCCAGAAGACAGTAGCCCAAAATTCAATTGTTGGTGACCGTTACAATAGAATCCCCTATCATGCATTATGGAAAGGAACTAACGGATTTTCAGAAGCCAACTTGCTTGGGAGAGGAAGTTATGGTGCAGTTTATAAGTGTGTTTTGAACACTGAAGAAAGAACATTGGCTGTCAAGGTTTTTAATCTTGGTCAATCTAGGTATTCAAAGAGTTTTGAGGCTGAGTGTGAGATCATGAGAAGGATGCGACATCGTTGTCTCATTAAGATCATTACTTCTTGTTCGAGCGTCAACCACCAAGGTCAGGAGTTCAAGGCATTGGTTTTTGAGTTCATGTGCAATGGTAACTTGGATGGTTGGCTTCATCCAGAATCTCAACAACCTACTACAAACAACACACTCAGCCTTGCTCAAAGGCTTGATATTGCTGTCGGTATTGTGGATGCAATAGAATATCTACACGACTACTGTCAACCATTGGTAATCCATTGCGATCTTAAGCCAAAAAACATTCTTCTTGCTGAAGACATGAGTGCACGAGTTGGAGACTTTGGCATATCAAGGATTCTGCAAGAAAATACAAGCAAGGGGATGCAAACTTCATATAGCTCAACTGGAATTAGAGGTTCCATAGGCTATGTTGCTCCAG AGTACGGTGAATGCTCTGCTGTCTCAACAGCTGGTGATCTTTATAGTCTTGGCATATTATTGCTTGAGATGTTTACCGGAAGGAACCCAACAGAAGGCATGTTCAAAGATTCATTGGATCTGCATAAGTTTGTTGAGGATGGAATCCCAAACAGAACCTTGGAGATAGCCGACCCAACATTGTGGCTGCACATCGAACGACACAATAACACTGCTAATAATAGAATCCAGGAG CTAGTAATTGTTCTCAGAGCTATGTTTCTGTACAACTATATCAAATAA